A section of the Gloeobacter violaceus PCC 7421 genome encodes:
- a CDS encoding orange carotenoid protein N-terminal domain-containing protein, protein MVLTIESAQAMFSGNSSPSPIPAILDQFNQLSTEDQLALLWYAYTETGQSITPAALSASSMFLIEDLLDRIQRMSGPEQTQVMFDLVRRADSPISRSYSSYSANTKLGFWYQLARWMADGLVAPIQYGYELSSQGQELFETLKQLDGGQQIQILRDIVVNMGYDPSIAKVAAEPVEFDFIRTEPVAAAKPHIEGIKEPVVLAYFEAMNTDNFDAAVALFAPDGALQPPFREPIVGHQAIAAYMREEAKGLTLMPQQGISQVLGDGSKQLKITGKVQTPWFGVNVAMNIAWRFALNPEGKIFYVGIDLLASPQELLNLRPDKLAR, encoded by the coding sequence ATGGTACTCACCATCGAGTCAGCACAGGCAATGTTCTCGGGGAACAGTTCCCCCAGTCCGATTCCAGCCATCCTCGACCAGTTCAATCAACTGAGTACGGAGGACCAGCTGGCCTTACTGTGGTACGCCTACACAGAGACGGGTCAATCTATTACACCCGCCGCCCTCAGCGCCTCAAGTATGTTCTTGATCGAAGATTTGCTCGATCGCATCCAGCGGATGAGTGGTCCCGAGCAGACGCAGGTGATGTTCGATCTTGTCAGACGGGCCGACTCCCCTATCAGCCGTTCTTATAGCTCCTACAGCGCCAACACCAAGCTTGGTTTCTGGTATCAGCTGGCCCGGTGGATGGCAGACGGTCTGGTCGCCCCTATTCAGTACGGTTACGAGTTGTCTTCCCAAGGACAGGAGCTGTTCGAGACCCTCAAACAGTTGGATGGCGGCCAGCAAATTCAGATCCTGCGCGACATCGTGGTGAACATGGGGTACGATCCTTCCATCGCCAAGGTTGCTGCAGAACCGGTCGAATTCGATTTCATCCGCACCGAGCCGGTCGCCGCTGCCAAGCCCCACATTGAAGGCATCAAAGAACCGGTGGTGTTGGCTTACTTTGAGGCGATGAATACCGATAACTTCGATGCCGCCGTTGCTCTGTTTGCTCCCGACGGCGCCCTGCAGCCGCCGTTCAGAGAACCGATAGTCGGCCATCAGGCAATCGCTGCCTACATGCGCGAAGAGGCCAAGGGCCTGACCCTGATGCCGCAGCAGGGCATCAGTCAGGTCTTGGGCGATGGGTCCAAGCAGTTGAAGATTACGGGCAAAGTTCAGACTCCCTGGTTTGGCGTCAACGTTGCGATGAATATTGCCTGGCGGTTTGCCCTGAACCCGGAAGGAAAAATCTTCTATGTAGGGATCGATCTGCTGGCTTCTCCCCAGGAGCTGCTGAACCTGCGACCGGACAAGCTAGCCCGTTAG
- a CDS encoding B12-binding domain-containing radical SAM protein, which yields MHVLLVYPRFPRSFWSYDSLVQMMGRRAIMPPLGLITVAALLPSSWEVRLVDCNVRALSEADWRWCDLVMLSAMLVQKDDFQALIRKAKQRGKPVAVGGPYPTSVPEEALEAGADYLVLDEGEMTIPQFVAAIEKQLPRGVFRSTVKPDVSQTPIPRFDLLELGAYYAMCVQFSRGCPFMCEFCDITSLYGRVPRTKTPAQMLAELDCLYRLGWRGQVFMVDDNFIGNKRRVGELLLALIPWMQARRYPFGFFTEASLNLAQEGELLDLMVRAGFWSVFLGIETPDTESLVLTKKLQNTRQSLVEACRAINRAGLEIMAGFIVGFDGEKAGAGERIRAFVEVTAIPRAMIGLLGALPHTDLWKRLEAEGRLTGMSLGEQSHLMNFIPDRPLDQVAAEYLRALWELYEPRDYLLRTWRQYRQIDEHRRPHYNTPTGMSAVQLLRFLGQLVWRQGIRRAETRGLFWRQLIDMVLRKPRLVFEYMGQCAAAEHFFEYRQEARSHIIAELGFDPLDSTSQGKAVEIKAKSGTPTTG from the coding sequence ATGCATGTTCTGTTGGTCTACCCGCGCTTTCCCCGCTCCTTCTGGTCCTACGACAGCCTCGTTCAGATGATGGGGCGGCGGGCAATCATGCCGCCCCTGGGACTGATCACAGTCGCTGCCCTGTTGCCTTCCAGTTGGGAAGTGCGTCTGGTCGATTGCAACGTGCGTGCTCTGTCGGAGGCCGACTGGCGGTGGTGCGACCTGGTCATGCTCTCGGCCATGCTCGTCCAAAAAGACGACTTCCAGGCGCTGATCCGCAAGGCGAAGCAACGCGGTAAACCAGTGGCAGTCGGCGGTCCCTACCCGACTTCCGTGCCTGAGGAGGCCCTCGAAGCCGGGGCCGATTACCTGGTTTTGGACGAAGGCGAGATGACCATTCCTCAATTCGTCGCCGCCATCGAAAAACAGCTGCCCCGGGGAGTCTTTCGCTCAACGGTCAAGCCGGACGTCTCCCAGACGCCCATACCCCGATTCGACCTGCTCGAGCTTGGGGCCTACTATGCGATGTGCGTACAGTTCTCGCGGGGCTGCCCCTTTATGTGCGAGTTCTGCGACATCACCAGCCTCTACGGCCGGGTGCCGCGCACCAAAACTCCCGCCCAAATGCTCGCAGAACTCGATTGCCTCTACCGGCTGGGCTGGCGGGGCCAGGTGTTCATGGTCGACGACAACTTTATCGGCAACAAGCGCCGCGTCGGAGAGCTGCTGCTTGCCCTCATCCCCTGGATGCAGGCGCGGCGCTATCCGTTCGGCTTTTTTACCGAAGCCTCCCTCAACCTCGCCCAGGAAGGCGAGCTGTTGGACTTGATGGTCCGGGCCGGTTTCTGGTCGGTGTTTTTGGGAATCGAGACGCCGGATACCGAGAGTCTGGTACTGACCAAGAAGCTCCAGAACACCCGCCAATCCCTGGTGGAAGCCTGTCGGGCGATCAACCGGGCGGGACTGGAAATCATGGCCGGCTTCATCGTCGGCTTCGACGGCGAGAAAGCCGGGGCAGGCGAGCGCATCCGCGCCTTTGTGGAGGTGACGGCCATTCCCCGGGCAATGATCGGCCTGCTCGGCGCGTTGCCGCACACCGACCTGTGGAAGCGCCTGGAGGCGGAGGGCCGGTTGACCGGCATGTCTCTGGGCGAGCAGAGCCACCTGATGAACTTTATTCCCGACAGGCCCCTAGATCAGGTCGCAGCTGAATATCTACGGGCGCTCTGGGAACTCTACGAGCCGCGGGACTATCTGCTGCGCACCTGGCGGCAGTATCGGCAGATCGACGAGCACCGCCGTCCCCACTACAACACACCCACGGGCATGTCGGCGGTGCAGTTGCTGAGATTTTTGGGGCAACTTGTCTGGCGCCAGGGAATTCGCCGGGCCGAGACCCGGGGTTTGTTCTGGCGGCAATTGATCGACATGGTTCTGCGCAAGCCCCGCCTGGTGTTCGAGTACATGGGCCAGTGCGCCGCCGCCGAGCATTTCTTCGAGTACCGGCAAGAAGCCCGCAGCCATATCATCGCCGAGTTGGGTTTCGATCCGCTCGACTCAACATCGCAAGGAAAAGCGGTCGAGATCAAAGCCAAATCCGGCACTCCCACTACCGGATGA
- a CDS encoding phosphotransferase enzyme family protein, whose protein sequence is MANSDPPWLQSVADAFDLGRPLRLVRLQIGQIQQTWRLETTAGRYICQSLHLAFAKAVTEDAQAVSAYLRRQGFVIPEFLTTRAGELHFEGEGGRWRVMTCLPGVSHRTAPDPVYLRQAGQVAGKMHRLLAGFEHSFRFQLPNFHNTPQIHRQLQACPCDSKVEAEWAYLLESVPALLLPAGLPRQIIHGDLKLTNFLFDERGGVVGIVDLDTFMYHSLYVELGDALRSWCTAGETFNLQLLEASLSGYAQSGACEALDSTYLVAAVKLITLELAMRYLKDYFDDCYFQWDPETYPNRREHNLARCRRQIAVYRDLLDKEAIVHSMVQRLLDTMTLTKTW, encoded by the coding sequence ATGGCAAATAGTGATCCCCCCTGGCTGCAGTCCGTGGCCGATGCCTTTGATCTAGGCCGGCCTCTGCGTCTGGTGCGGTTGCAGATTGGTCAAATTCAGCAGACCTGGCGTCTTGAGACGACCGCAGGCCGCTACATCTGCCAGAGCCTCCATTTGGCTTTCGCCAAAGCGGTGACCGAGGACGCCCAGGCGGTCAGCGCCTACCTGCGGCGCCAGGGATTTGTGATTCCCGAGTTTCTGACCACCCGCGCGGGCGAGCTGCACTTCGAGGGCGAAGGCGGACGCTGGCGGGTGATGACCTGTCTGCCCGGCGTCTCCCACCGCACCGCTCCTGACCCGGTCTACCTGCGTCAGGCGGGCCAGGTCGCCGGAAAGATGCACCGGCTGTTGGCCGGCTTCGAGCACAGCTTTCGCTTTCAGTTGCCCAACTTCCACAACACCCCCCAGATCCACCGGCAGCTGCAGGCGTGCCCGTGCGACAGCAAAGTCGAAGCGGAGTGGGCCTATCTGCTCGAAAGCGTACCGGCGCTGCTGTTGCCCGCCGGTTTGCCCAGGCAGATCATCCACGGCGATCTGAAGCTGACCAATTTTCTGTTCGACGAGCGCGGAGGGGTGGTGGGCATCGTCGACCTCGACACGTTCATGTACCACAGCCTCTACGTGGAGCTGGGCGACGCACTGCGCTCGTGGTGCACCGCCGGAGAAACCTTCAACCTGCAGTTGCTCGAAGCGAGCCTGAGCGGTTATGCCCAATCGGGCGCCTGCGAGGCGCTCGACAGTACCTACCTGGTGGCCGCCGTCAAGCTCATCACCCTCGAACTGGCGATGCGCTATTTGAAGGATTACTTTGACGATTGCTACTTCCAGTGGGATCCCGAGACGTATCCGAATCGCCGCGAGCACAATCTGGCGCGCTGCCGCCGACAAATCGCCGTCTACCGGGATCTGCTGGATAAAGAAGCAATCGTTCACAGTATGGTCCAGCGTTTGCTTGACACTATGACTTTGACCAAAACTTGGTAG
- a CDS encoding L-threonylcarbamoyladenylate synthase — protein MANTYYLHPKDPQPERLGRIVQALRAGAVLLYPTDTTYAIGCDLLHKGAIERVQRIKRLSNDKPLTFLCPSLSNVATYARVGDDAYRLMRHLLPGPYTFLLPATRALPKLVLDPKRRTTGIRVPDHPLCQALLAGLGNPLISTSARSADGSEIRYEYELFEALAPVVDGIVELDPPAQDGLLLTQVSTVIDLSGEQPVVVRRGLGWERAATFLQRAGYAPEPA, from the coding sequence ATGGCCAACACTTACTATCTGCACCCCAAAGACCCGCAGCCCGAACGCCTCGGGCGGATTGTGCAGGCGCTGCGCGCTGGGGCCGTCTTGCTCTATCCCACCGACACCACCTACGCCATCGGCTGCGATTTGCTCCACAAGGGCGCCATCGAGCGGGTGCAGCGCATCAAGCGCCTCAGCAACGACAAGCCGCTCACCTTTTTGTGCCCGTCGCTTTCGAACGTGGCCACCTACGCCCGGGTTGGCGACGACGCCTACCGCCTGATGCGCCACTTGCTCCCCGGTCCCTATACTTTTTTGCTGCCCGCCACCCGCGCCCTGCCGAAGCTGGTGCTCGATCCTAAACGCCGCACCACCGGCATCCGAGTCCCCGACCACCCGCTCTGCCAGGCGCTGCTTGCGGGATTGGGCAACCCGCTCATCTCCACTTCCGCCCGCTCGGCGGATGGGAGCGAAATCCGCTACGAATACGAACTATTCGAAGCGCTCGCCCCGGTGGTCGATGGGATCGTCGAATTGGACCCCCCGGCCCAGGACGGCCTGCTCCTCACCCAGGTCTCGACGGTGATCGACCTGAGCGGGGAGCAACCTGTCGTCGTGCGGCGGGGACTCGGCTGGGAGCGGGCGGCCACCTTTTTGCAGCGGGCCGGGTACGCCCCTGAGCCCGCCTGA
- a CDS encoding HAD family hydrolase codes for MERLVLFDIDGTILNVHGVGSRALLAAMEAVFERQIDPAGYSMSGKTDTQIVVELLERTGGWPGEVAPLLPRVWDNYLERFTPALAACHPHVYAGIVPLLAALENRSEVVIGLLTGNVEPAAWLKLRRVDLAEPFRLGAFGDAAPERCLLPEIAVENARKLTGHHFRGKEIVIIGDTPNDVACGRHLGAKSIAVATGRFDEAQLASHRPDHLFLDLGDTEQALAAILD; via the coding sequence GTGGAAAGACTGGTGCTGTTCGACATCGACGGGACGATCCTGAACGTCCATGGCGTCGGTTCGCGGGCGTTGCTCGCGGCGATGGAGGCCGTGTTCGAACGGCAAATCGACCCGGCGGGCTACTCGATGAGCGGCAAGACCGACACCCAGATCGTGGTCGAACTGCTTGAGCGCACCGGCGGCTGGCCGGGGGAGGTGGCGCCGTTGCTGCCGCGGGTTTGGGACAACTATCTGGAGCGATTCACCCCGGCTCTCGCGGCTTGCCATCCGCACGTCTACGCCGGGATCGTGCCGCTGTTGGCGGCTCTAGAGAACCGTAGCGAGGTGGTCATCGGCCTGCTCACCGGCAACGTCGAACCGGCCGCCTGGCTGAAACTGCGGCGGGTGGACCTTGCCGAGCCGTTTCGACTGGGAGCCTTCGGCGACGCCGCCCCCGAGCGCTGCCTGCTGCCCGAGATCGCCGTCGAGAACGCCCGCAAACTCACCGGCCACCATTTCAGGGGCAAGGAGATCGTGATCATCGGCGATACCCCCAACGATGTCGCCTGCGGTCGCCATCTGGGGGCAAAGTCGATCGCCGTGGCCACGGGCCGCTTTGATGAAGCGCAACTGGCCTCGCACCGCCCTGACCATCTCTTTTTGGATCTGGGCGACACTGAGCAAGCCCTGGCGGCGATCCTGGATTAG
- a CDS encoding SDR family NAD(P)-dependent oxidoreductase: MTAIVIKTMLIVGASRGIGAYVAAHYVNRVEHLWTVSRTTSPVGRWLQADVSKREDIARIGAAMGKEPLDVLLYLGGVWEKGAFTDAYDFEGSPPEETAFVLSVNLTAPILLVQTLLPNLQRAANPRAVFIGSLSALDNTATREVANSASKYGLRGAVQAMQINLRPHGIGLTVINPGNVATPEVEADIAEGRFGEQQAIPLADLAAVIDCALAMSPASTITEINLAQRRPAVS, translated from the coding sequence ATGACTGCAATTGTGATTAAAACGATGCTTATCGTCGGTGCCAGTCGAGGAATTGGGGCCTACGTGGCAGCGCACTATGTCAATCGTGTCGAGCATCTATGGACTGTATCGCGCACAACCTCACCGGTGGGTCGGTGGCTCCAAGCGGATGTGTCCAAACGCGAAGATATCGCCCGGATTGGTGCGGCAATGGGGAAAGAGCCGCTCGACGTTCTGCTTTATCTTGGCGGTGTTTGGGAGAAGGGAGCTTTCACAGACGCCTACGACTTTGAGGGAAGTCCACCGGAGGAGACGGCCTTCGTGCTTTCGGTAAACTTAACAGCGCCAATCCTGCTAGTCCAGACTCTCCTCCCCAACCTTCAGCGGGCGGCCAATCCGCGGGCGGTGTTCATCGGTTCGCTGTCCGCACTCGACAACACCGCGACACGAGAGGTCGCCAACTCAGCCTCGAAGTACGGCCTGCGCGGAGCCGTGCAAGCGATGCAAATCAACCTGCGCCCGCACGGCATCGGGCTGACGGTGATTAACCCAGGCAATGTCGCCACCCCCGAGGTCGAGGCGGATATTGCCGAGGGACGCTTTGGCGAACAGCAAGCGATTCCACTCGCAGACCTAGCAGCAGTGATCGACTGTGCCCTCGCAATGTCCCCAGCATCGACCATCACTGAAATCAATCTTGCCCAGCGGCGACCCGCGGTGTCCTGA
- a CDS encoding transposase: MISDLSVIGKRISVLGIYCPESSFDYGVCFGSIKSATYIELMEWEAKKALQRLQESGQITVIVQDNYSVHRHWRVREKWPQWQEQGLYIFFLPPYSPQLNDIEGEWLQIKRHGMQGRSYEMEYELGVAVIEAIDGRYRHKGYACERYLFN, from the coding sequence ATAATTTCAGACTTATCTGTAATTGGAAAGCGCATCAGCGTTCTGGGAATTTATTGTCCAGAAAGCAGTTTTGATTACGGAGTATGTTTTGGAAGCATTAAAAGTGCAACGTATATCGAATTGATGGAATGGGAGGCAAAAAAAGCGTTGCAACGCTTGCAAGAATCTGGTCAAATCACAGTGATTGTGCAGGATAATTATTCAGTGCATCGCCATTGGCGTGTACGGGAGAAATGGCCGCAATGGCAAGAGCAGGGATTGTACATTTTCTTTTTGCCGCCGTACAGTCCGCAGTTGAATGACATCGAAGGGGAGTGGTTGCAAATCAAACGTCACGGGATGCAAGGTCGAAGTTACGAGATGGAATACGAACTGGGTGTGGCGGTGATCGAGGCGATAGACGGCCGCTACCGTCACAAGGGATATGCGTGCGAACGCTACCTTTTTAATTGA
- the arr gene encoding NAD(+)--rifampin ADP-ribosyltransferase, translated as MAKCYEDLSDPDKAKKNYELATSFKDKPSDKGPFYHGTKADLQVGDLLTAGGSSNYKPELKMNHIYLTALVNGAGLAAALAKGDGRERVYIVEPTGGFENDLNVTDKKFPGNPTRSYRSQAPLKIVGEVTDWVRQTPEELQKWREKLDNNKGEIIN; from the coding sequence ATTGCCAAATGCTATGAGGACTTAAGCGACCCTGACAAGGCAAAAAAGAATTATGAATTAGCAACTTCGTTTAAGGATAAACCTTCTGACAAAGGCCCTTTTTATCATGGGACGAAAGCAGATTTGCAGGTTGGCGATTTGCTGACAGCAGGGGGCAGTTCTAATTACAAACCTGAACTCAAAATGAATCACATTTATCTCACAGCCCTTGTTAATGGGGCGGGACTAGCTGCTGCATTAGCAAAAGGCGATGGACGTGAACGTGTTTATATCGTTGAACCGACAGGGGGTTTTGAAAATGACCTGAATGTTACAGACAAAAAATTTCCGGGCAATCCGACACGCTCATATCGCTCCCAAGCACCATTAAAAATCGTTGGCGAAGTAACAGATTGGGTGAGACAAACACCTGAGGAACTCCAAAAATGGCGTGAAAAGTTGGACAATAACAAAGGAGAAATTATTAATTAA
- a CDS encoding YciI family protein, producing MKVMVLIKATQESEAGVMPSEQLLTEMGQYNEALVKAGIMLVGEGLHPSSRGARVRFSGTSRSVIDGPFTETKELIAGFWIWQVNSMEEAIEWVKRCPCPMEGESEIEIRPVFEAGDFGEAFTPELREQEERLRSEVKKLGYV from the coding sequence ATGAAAGTCATGGTTCTCATCAAAGCCACCCAGGAGTCCGAGGCTGGTGTGATGCCCAGCGAGCAACTGCTGACCGAGATGGGGCAGTACAATGAAGCACTGGTCAAGGCGGGAATTATGCTCGTCGGCGAGGGGTTGCATCCCAGTTCCAGGGGAGCGCGCGTGCGCTTCTCCGGCACCAGTCGCAGTGTCATCGACGGACCTTTTACGGAGACCAAGGAACTGATTGCTGGTTTTTGGATCTGGCAGGTGAATTCGATGGAGGAGGCCATCGAATGGGTCAAACGCTGTCCCTGCCCGATGGAAGGCGAATCTGAGATCGAGATTCGCCCGGTCTTCGAGGCTGGCGACTTCGGGGAAGCCTTCACGCCCGAACTGCGGGAACAGGAGGAGCGGCTCCGCAGCGAGGTCAAAAAACTCGGCTACGTCTGA
- a CDS encoding RNA polymerase sigma factor: MLENPADQIRGRIDDIYRFESRRVFASLIRLLGDFDLAEEAMHEAFTAAVEQWPRDGLPANPRTWLVSVGRFRGIDALRRRTRFDASVDQLARQLDAHATAPGGDEDVEDDRLRLIFTCCHPVLSSEAQVAMTLREVCGLTTEAVASAFLVAPAALAQRIVRAKARLREASIPYQVPSTADLPERLDRVLQVIYLVFNEGYLASSGDALTRADLVEEALRLGRLLLELLPQAEVAGLLGLLLLQESRRAARTSSTGDVVLLEDQDRTLWNQPQIAEGRALVQQALASGRFGRYTLQAAIAAVHATAPSVEATDWARVVALYDLLAQVEPSPVIDLNRAVAVAMRDGPLAGLELIDALLSRGDLAHYYLAHAARADLCRRLGRTAEAKTSYRRALALVKQEAERRFLERRLREMG; this comes from the coding sequence ATGCTGGAGAACCCTGCCGATCAGATACGCGGGCGGATAGATGATATCTATCGCTTTGAATCGCGTCGCGTCTTCGCAAGCCTCATCCGTCTGCTGGGGGACTTTGACCTGGCCGAGGAGGCCATGCACGAAGCCTTCACCGCCGCCGTCGAGCAATGGCCACGGGACGGCCTACCTGCCAACCCGCGAACATGGTTAGTGTCGGTGGGCCGCTTCAGGGGGATCGATGCCCTTCGGCGGCGCACCCGCTTCGACGCCTCGGTTGACCAACTCGCCCGGCAACTGGACGCCCACGCCACTGCGCCCGGTGGAGACGAGGATGTCGAGGACGACCGATTGCGCCTGATTTTTACCTGTTGTCATCCTGTCCTATCCAGCGAAGCGCAGGTGGCGATGACTCTGCGGGAAGTGTGTGGGCTGACGACCGAAGCTGTCGCAAGTGCCTTCCTCGTTGCTCCCGCCGCCCTGGCCCAGCGGATCGTGCGTGCCAAAGCGCGGCTGCGCGAGGCGTCCATTCCGTACCAGGTGCCGTCTACGGCCGACCTGCCTGAACGCTTGGACAGGGTGCTCCAGGTGATCTACCTGGTGTTCAACGAGGGATACCTGGCCTCCTCCGGTGACGCCCTGACGCGGGCGGATCTTGTGGAAGAAGCCCTTCGTCTGGGGCGACTGCTCCTGGAACTTCTGCCGCAGGCCGAGGTGGCGGGGCTCCTCGGCCTGCTGCTGTTGCAAGAATCGCGCCGCGCCGCACGCACTTCGTCGACGGGCGATGTGGTCCTGCTTGAGGATCAAGACCGTACCCTCTGGAACCAGCCGCAGATCGCCGAGGGCAGGGCGCTGGTGCAGCAGGCCCTGGCGTCGGGCCGGTTCGGTCGGTACACGCTCCAGGCGGCCATCGCGGCGGTGCACGCCACAGCACCGAGTGTTGAGGCAACCGACTGGGCCCGGGTGGTTGCCCTCTACGACCTGCTCGCCCAAGTCGAACCGTCGCCGGTCATCGACTTGAATCGGGCGGTGGCGGTGGCGATGCGCGACGGCCCCCTGGCGGGGTTGGAGCTGATCGACGCCCTCCTATCCCGGGGAGACCTGGCGCACTACTACCTCGCCCATGCGGCGCGGGCCGACCTGTGTCGGCGGCTGGGCAGGACCGCCGAGGCAAAGACGTCCTACCGGCGCGCCCTCGCCCTGGTGAAACAGGAAGCCGAGCGGCGCTTCCTCGAAAGACGCCTGCGGGAGATGGGCTGA
- a CDS encoding aminotransferase class V-fold PLP-dependent enzyme codes for MLQALRAQLDLDGRVYFNHGGQGLLPESSLERLIWCYRHWRRCGPFSQQAERLAAEQVQRTREALATQLGVAGSTLSWAESTSHSLNIALWGLDWRPGDGLLVSDCEHPGALAPACRVAERFGLQRQSVALSPAADPLAAVEAALQPNTRLVLLSHVLWNSGRVLPVDQMTRLCRERGVLVLWDGAQGAGVLPLDYSQVDLYASTCHKWWMGPAGTGFLYVSERVRPRLQPTYVGWRSAERYWPDPVWYPDGRAFEVATIPVELLAALEQSLALHAQAGSADLRARAIRDLAGQLWERLKADPQVELLAEQPPEAGLVCWRPKRALTFADLRSRVQWLEARGIFVRAIPQPLCLRASVHYFNTTGEIAALLEALERLD; via the coding sequence ATGCTTCAAGCGTTGCGCGCTCAACTGGATCTCGACGGCCGCGTCTATTTCAACCACGGCGGGCAGGGTTTATTGCCCGAATCGAGTCTGGAACGCCTGATCTGGTGCTATCGCCACTGGCGGCGGTGCGGGCCATTTTCGCAGCAAGCCGAGCGGTTGGCGGCAGAGCAGGTGCAGCGCACCCGTGAAGCACTGGCGACCCAACTGGGGGTGGCAGGCAGCACCCTCAGTTGGGCCGAAAGCACCAGCCACAGCCTCAATATCGCCCTGTGGGGCTTGGACTGGCGCCCCGGCGACGGGCTGCTTGTCTCCGACTGCGAGCACCCGGGAGCGCTCGCCCCCGCCTGCCGGGTGGCCGAGCGCTTCGGGCTGCAGCGGCAGAGTGTGGCGCTCTCGCCGGCGGCGGATCCGCTCGCGGCGGTGGAGGCGGCCCTCCAACCGAATACGCGGCTGGTGCTGCTTTCGCATGTGCTCTGGAACAGCGGCCGGGTGCTGCCGGTGGATCAGATGACCCGGCTTTGCCGCGAGCGGGGGGTGCTGGTGCTCTGGGACGGTGCCCAGGGAGCGGGCGTGCTGCCCCTCGATTACTCCCAGGTCGACTTGTACGCCTCCACCTGCCACAAATGGTGGATGGGTCCGGCGGGCACGGGGTTTCTCTACGTCAGCGAGCGGGTGCGTCCTCGTTTGCAACCGACCTACGTCGGCTGGCGCAGTGCCGAGCGCTATTGGCCGGATCCGGTCTGGTATCCGGACGGCCGCGCCTTCGAGGTGGCGACGATCCCAGTCGAGTTGCTCGCAGCGCTTGAGCAGTCGCTTGCGCTGCACGCCCAGGCGGGATCCGCCGACCTGCGCGCCCGGGCCATCCGGGATCTGGCCGGGCAGTTGTGGGAAAGGCTCAAAGCCGACCCGCAGGTGGAACTGTTGGCCGAGCAACCGCCGGAGGCGGGACTGGTGTGCTGGCGCCCAAAAAGGGCGCTCACCTTCGCCGATCTCAGAAGTCGGGTGCAGTGGCTCGAAGCGCGTGGAATCTTTGTGCGGGCCATTCCCCAGCCGCTGTGTCTGCGCGCCTCGGTGCACTACTTCAACACAACCGGGGAGATCGCCGCACTGCTTGAGGCGCTCGAGCGGCTCGATTGA